The Sorangiineae bacterium MSr11367 genome window below encodes:
- a CDS encoding response regulator, whose translation MANEEKKPLGSILVARKLISSDVLSQSLREQRQAGTHRIPLASFLVERGIVREEDALRALSEQFGVPGIELRQLAILLEHIAVIPQAHAETQLILPVLLRGERLFVATANPSDKRAIDELEFVTGKKVYAYVALAQPLRRTIAAAYTAKEAGETYYLGPRVPRETLVRLGIAPAIPVPPAPPPPLPSRARTTAPRGIALPRTMREGSGSGVGGPPPSTEPDVVAADEAPPVVVDDAMQRVSSNAQLSTMEFGLMSPEVSRVDEAPPPAGILPMSPEDAAGPPTVARPGKTILVVDDEEEIRRMLRRVLQERGYRVIEADRGLLALRMVKEQVPDLIVLDAMLPELHGFDIARRIRGSEKYGTIPIVMVSAVYRGWRIAQDLKDNYGIAAYIEKPFRIQEVVDAVAHALTERDTRRSEHPERDVDVMSADAEKLLEQGVTAYRAGHVDEAIGFLRRGIEIDPLAYRLHFHLALLYGKKGAIYEGIHELERAIELHPRNFAALKNLAVLYEKAGFRHKAVEVWERCIQVAPDSETRAQVKERLMTLL comes from the coding sequence ATGGCGAACGAGGAGAAGAAGCCGTTGGGGAGCATCCTTGTCGCACGCAAGCTCATCTCGTCGGATGTTCTTTCACAGTCACTCCGAGAGCAGAGGCAAGCAGGCACACATCGCATTCCACTGGCCTCGTTTCTGGTCGAGCGAGGGATCGTGCGCGAGGAAGACGCGCTGCGTGCCCTCTCCGAGCAGTTCGGCGTGCCGGGCATCGAGCTGCGGCAGCTCGCGATCCTGCTCGAGCACATTGCGGTCATTCCGCAGGCCCACGCCGAAACGCAGCTCATCTTACCCGTGCTCCTTCGTGGCGAGCGCCTCTTCGTGGCCACCGCGAATCCGTCCGACAAGCGCGCCATCGACGAGCTGGAGTTCGTCACGGGCAAGAAGGTCTACGCCTATGTCGCCCTCGCCCAGCCGCTGCGGCGCACGATAGCGGCCGCATACACGGCGAAAGAAGCGGGGGAAACCTATTACCTGGGCCCGCGCGTGCCGCGCGAGACCTTGGTTCGGCTGGGCATCGCCCCGGCGATCCCGGTGCCGCCCGCGCCGCCGCCGCCGCTGCCAAGCCGCGCGCGGACGACGGCCCCGCGCGGCATCGCCCTTCCTCGAACGATGCGGGAGGGCTCGGGAAGCGGGGTCGGAGGCCCGCCGCCCTCCACGGAGCCCGATGTCGTGGCCGCCGACGAGGCGCCTCCGGTGGTGGTCGACGATGCCATGCAGCGCGTTTCCTCGAATGCGCAGCTGTCGACCATGGAGTTCGGCCTGATGAGCCCCGAGGTCTCGCGCGTCGACGAAGCGCCCCCGCCCGCCGGCATCCTACCGATGTCGCCGGAGGACGCAGCGGGACCGCCGACCGTGGCTCGACCGGGAAAGACCATCCTCGTCGTCGACGACGAAGAAGAGATCCGTCGCATGCTTCGCCGCGTACTGCAGGAACGAGGCTATCGCGTCATCGAAGCCGACAGGGGCCTTCTCGCCCTTCGCATGGTCAAAGAACAAGTGCCAGACCTCATCGTGCTCGACGCCATGCTCCCCGAGCTGCACGGCTTCGACATCGCCCGCCGCATTCGCGGCAGCGAAAAGTACGGCACGATCCCCATCGTCATGGTGAGCGCCGTCTACCGCGGCTGGCGCATCGCACAGGACCTCAAGGACAACTACGGCATCGCCGCCTACATCGAGAAACCTTTCCGCATCCAAGAAGTGGTCGATGCAGTGGCACACGCACTCACCGAGCGCGATACACGACGTTCCGAGCACCCGGAGCGCGATGTGGACGTCATGAGCGCCGACGCGGAAAAATTGCTCGAACAAGGCGTGACGGCCTACCGCGCGGGCCACGTCGACGAGGCCATCGGTTTTCTCAGGCGAGGTATCGAGATCGATCCGCTCGCGTATCGGTTACACTTCCACCTGGCGCTGCTGTACGGGAAAAAGGGCGCCATCTACGAAGGCATCCACGAGCTCGAGCGCGCCATCGAACTGCACCCAAGGAACTTTGCAGCCCTCAAGAACCTCGCAGTGCTCTACGAAAAGGCAGGTTTTCGTCACAAGGCCGTCGAGGTATGGGAACGTTGCATCCAAGTAGCTCCCGACTCCGAAACGCGGGCGCAGGTGAAGGAACGCTTGATGACGCTTCTTTAA
- a CDS encoding response regulator, whose translation MSAKVLVVDDEVNQGRALALGLRLEGFEVTTVLDAESALASLALSAADVAILDLMLPGINGIELARRLSRLYPKMLLVLTSAYHLSERQLVRADCGVVGFVPKPYRLDELADFLRAKLASGPESARQFRKVASH comes from the coding sequence TTGAGTGCAAAAGTTCTTGTCGTCGATGACGAGGTCAATCAAGGACGCGCTCTTGCGCTAGGTCTCCGCCTCGAAGGCTTCGAAGTCACCACCGTGCTCGACGCCGAATCGGCCCTCGCCTCGCTCGCTCTCTCGGCCGCCGACGTCGCCATCTTGGATTTGATGCTGCCGGGCATCAACGGCATCGAGCTCGCACGGCGGCTGTCGCGCCTCTACCCGAAAATGCTCCTGGTGCTGACCAGCGCCTACCATCTCAGCGAACGGCAACTGGTCCGCGCCGACTGCGGGGTCGTCGGATTCGTCCCCAAGCCGTACCGCCTCGACGAGCTCGCCGACTTCCTGCGCGCCAAGCTCGCGTCCGGTCCGGAGAGCGCCCGCCAGTTCCGCAAAGTCGCAAGCCACTGA
- a CDS encoding sigma-54 dependent transcriptional regulator, which yields MPKILIVDDQRNMRTTLAMMLKGAGYEVDEAADGDEGAERGATGAFDLVLTDLRMGTKDGMEVLGAIKEAQPMTEVIVMTAYGTIESAVEAMRLGAFDYIQKPFTEQELLVKVDKALENRRLAGEVAFLASEFKDRYRFENIVGRSGAIRDLLGRIVRIAPTDAIVLITGESGTGKELVAKAIHANSRRCDRMFVPVNCAAITETLLESELFGHARGSFTGAVSARKGLFEEAHGGTFFFDEIAETPLSFQAKLLRVIQENEVRRVGENKPIRVDVRIIAATNQDLLRAVQEKRFRQDLYYRLNVARFQLPALRERREDVPELLMHFLEKFNKKMGVRARLHDGVLDALAHYDFPGNIRELEHMIEQAVALVQSGTITADDVLPPPIGEEARSGSNHGGRALADVVDTAERTAIEGALRESDGNREKAAELLAISPTTLWRKMTRLGIVFDTK from the coding sequence ATGCCGAAGATTCTGATCGTCGATGATCAGCGCAACATGCGCACCACCCTGGCAATGATGCTCAAGGGGGCGGGATACGAAGTAGACGAGGCTGCCGACGGCGACGAAGGCGCCGAGCGGGGAGCCACGGGCGCATTCGATCTGGTGCTCACCGACCTGCGTATGGGCACGAAAGACGGCATGGAGGTGCTCGGCGCCATCAAAGAAGCGCAGCCGATGACCGAAGTCATCGTGATGACCGCTTACGGCACCATCGAGAGCGCCGTGGAAGCGATGCGGCTGGGCGCCTTCGACTACATCCAAAAGCCCTTCACGGAGCAGGAGCTCCTGGTGAAGGTCGACAAGGCCCTCGAGAACCGCCGCCTCGCCGGCGAGGTCGCGTTCCTGGCCAGCGAGTTCAAAGATCGCTACCGCTTCGAGAACATCGTCGGGCGTTCGGGCGCCATCCGCGATCTGCTCGGCCGCATCGTGCGCATCGCCCCGACGGACGCCATCGTCCTCATCACCGGCGAGAGCGGCACCGGCAAGGAGCTCGTCGCCAAAGCCATCCACGCGAACTCACGCCGGTGCGATCGCATGTTCGTACCGGTCAACTGTGCGGCCATCACCGAGACCTTGCTCGAGAGCGAGTTGTTCGGTCACGCGCGCGGTTCGTTCACGGGCGCGGTGAGCGCACGCAAAGGCCTCTTCGAAGAGGCGCACGGCGGCACGTTTTTCTTCGACGAAATCGCAGAGACACCGCTGTCGTTCCAGGCGAAGCTCCTGCGCGTCATCCAGGAGAACGAAGTGCGACGCGTCGGTGAGAACAAACCGATCCGCGTCGACGTGCGCATCATCGCCGCGACGAATCAGGATCTCTTGCGCGCCGTGCAAGAGAAGCGCTTCCGGCAAGATCTCTACTACCGCCTGAACGTGGCGCGCTTTCAGCTCCCTGCCCTGCGCGAGCGACGCGAGGACGTGCCCGAGCTGCTGATGCACTTCCTCGAGAAGTTCAACAAGAAGATGGGCGTGCGCGCGCGCCTTCATGACGGCGTGCTCGATGCGCTGGCCCACTACGACTTCCCGGGCAACATCCGCGAGCTGGAGCACATGATCGAGCAGGCGGTGGCGCTCGTGCAGAGCGGCACCATCACGGCAGATGACGTTCTGCCCCCGCCCATCGGTGAGGAAGCCCGCTCCGGTTCGAACCACGGCGGCCGAGCCTTGGCGGATGTCGTCGACACGGCCGAGCGCACGGCCATCGAAGGTGCCCTGCGCGAGAGCGACGGCAACCGCGAGAAGGCGGCGGAGCTCTTGGCGATCTCACCCACGACGCTCTGGCGCAAGATGACCCGTCTGGGCATCGTTTTCGATACGAAATAA
- the queA gene encoding tRNA preQ1(34) S-adenosylmethionine ribosyltransferase-isomerase QueA, translating into MRIEAFDYDLPPDRIAQYPTPEREQARLLVVPPDSDALENHGVAELAELIPEGALVVVNDTRVIPARLLGVKADTGGKVEIFLVRFVEARTLEIPGGDPREAEVWLALGKASKPLRFGSDVIAGNVIIRLLGRGEDGLLEVGVSTMAPAPIRSAIEAEGHVPLPPYIKRSDEALDQERYQTVFARVPGALAAPTAGLHLSRALLGRLAVRGCELASVTLHVGLGTFQPVQVDDLDQHPMHSEVFEISRTTGSAIARARERGKPVVAIGTTVVRALESAASPDRDGYVVPTHGETRLLIQPGYQFRVVDMLVTNFHLPRSTLLALVCAFGGYERVLAAYRHAVREDYRFFSYGDAMLLTRAT; encoded by the coding sequence TTGCGTATCGAAGCTTTTGATTACGACCTTCCGCCGGATCGCATTGCTCAGTATCCCACTCCGGAACGCGAGCAAGCGCGATTGCTCGTGGTGCCGCCCGACAGCGATGCGCTCGAGAATCACGGCGTTGCCGAACTCGCGGAGCTGATCCCCGAGGGCGCGCTCGTCGTGGTGAACGACACGCGCGTCATCCCCGCACGCCTGCTCGGCGTAAAGGCCGACACGGGCGGCAAAGTGGAAATCTTCCTCGTGCGCTTCGTCGAGGCGCGCACCTTGGAAATCCCCGGCGGCGATCCGCGCGAGGCCGAGGTGTGGCTCGCGCTCGGCAAGGCATCGAAGCCCCTGCGCTTCGGATCGGACGTCATCGCGGGCAACGTGATCATCCGCCTCCTCGGCCGCGGCGAAGACGGCCTGCTCGAGGTGGGCGTGAGCACGATGGCGCCCGCCCCCATCCGCAGCGCGATCGAGGCCGAAGGACACGTGCCGCTGCCGCCGTACATCAAGCGCAGCGACGAGGCGCTCGATCAGGAGCGGTATCAAACCGTCTTCGCGCGCGTGCCGGGCGCGCTCGCTGCGCCGACCGCGGGACTGCACCTGTCGCGTGCACTGCTCGGACGCCTCGCCGTGCGGGGCTGTGAGCTCGCCAGTGTCACGTTGCACGTGGGCCTGGGCACGTTCCAGCCCGTGCAGGTGGACGATCTCGATCAGCATCCCATGCACTCGGAGGTGTTCGAGATCTCCCGCACCACGGGCAGCGCCATCGCCCGTGCGCGCGAGCGCGGTAAGCCCGTGGTGGCCATCGGCACGACGGTGGTGCGCGCCTTGGAAAGCGCCGCGAGCCCGGACCGCGATGGGTACGTCGTGCCCACGCACGGCGAAACGCGGCTCTTGATTCAGCCTGGGTACCAGTTTCGCGTGGTGGACATGCTGGTCACGAATTTTCACCTGCCGCGCTCGACACTGCTTGCGCTGGTCTGCGCCTTCGGTGGATATGAACGCGTGCTCGCCGCCTACCGCCACGCCGTGCGCGAAGACTACCGCTTCTTTTCCTACGGAGACGCCATGCTCCTGACCCGTGCAACATGA
- a CDS encoding MerR family transcriptional regulator, whose amino-acid sequence MGAPWADLEKIDPSKLYFRIGEVASIVGVEPHVLRYWEREFRMIRPTKSTKGQRVYSRRDLENLLRVRDLLYKEGFTIAGAKKRLRNAGDEPEARESEERSEIEEPPRHGERDGGSSETKMRQTLVDLRSEIEAFLAEDW is encoded by the coding sequence GTGGGCGCCCCCTGGGCCGATCTCGAGAAGATCGATCCGTCGAAGCTCTATTTCCGAATCGGCGAAGTGGCCTCCATCGTCGGGGTAGAGCCACACGTGCTTCGCTATTGGGAGCGCGAGTTTCGAATGATTCGCCCCACCAAGAGCACAAAGGGGCAGCGAGTTTATTCCCGCCGAGATCTCGAAAACCTCCTTCGGGTGCGCGACCTCCTTTACAAAGAGGGCTTCACCATCGCCGGCGCGAAAAAGAGGCTACGCAACGCCGGGGACGAGCCGGAAGCACGCGAATCCGAAGAGCGCTCGGAGATCGAGGAACCGCCCCGTCACGGCGAACGCGACGGAGGCTCGAGCGAAACCAAGATGCGACAAACACTCGTGGACCTGCGCTCGGAGATCGAGGCGTTCCTCGCGGAAGACTGGTAG
- a CDS encoding zinc-ribbon domain-containing protein yields the protein MKFLCEQCKAKYQISDDKVAGKTVRMKCRKCGHMIEVRAEVTETSVSRGMPKELQARAAAEGSAAGSGAHAASTSAASAGGSGAPVRTPPPSPSRPAGSPRPPAAGENHGTNSKGTGLATSLSARKPLAPRSLITPPPTPAQNVGEATVVAPPPNVGPGSGALAGAFQKSIVKDDPALRDITGLKEWYVAINGVPVGPVRIAELRRKASLGAVTEDSLVWQEGMEEWRPVKAYSELLALVREAAQSGRPPLAVTGDVRQSTPPPPGKGAYVPRGAVALNRPPAGPGGDTFRPARSNVLPFAPRNAAAEKLEDPEATEVATQALQQPSQTIQTPVPPEVVDPFAAPMVGGPKAQEDPFRAGPPAGTSRPPLSVQISPASGSVISPFAAGASSPGPAPNFASNVNTGDRSSVSLGPPILATEPPPQKKGVPWIPLAMVALAGAFGITAAIVIFRQPAQAPAAPPPVAAASSTPPVASTPPPAASAEIELPAESPAASASADKGTSTGPKVAAGTPKPAASASSNGTKTADLSDLLKGSGSGPSSGSGNSGSASGGGGSLTEDQIRAVLNQHSLGVRRNCWERGSTGQVSSVNVGVRIVVNGQGQVTSANADGNDPAIAKCIETSVRSWTFPATGGTSTVNIPFKFVRQ from the coding sequence GTGAAGTTTCTCTGCGAGCAGTGCAAGGCCAAGTACCAGATTTCCGACGACAAGGTCGCCGGCAAAACTGTGCGAATGAAATGCCGCAAGTGCGGCCATATGATTGAAGTGCGCGCAGAAGTCACCGAGACGAGTGTATCGCGCGGCATGCCCAAAGAACTCCAAGCCCGTGCCGCTGCAGAAGGCTCGGCGGCGGGCTCGGGTGCGCATGCTGCTTCCACTTCCGCTGCATCCGCAGGTGGCTCGGGCGCGCCCGTGCGAACGCCACCGCCAAGCCCGAGCCGGCCCGCAGGCTCGCCGCGCCCGCCGGCCGCCGGTGAAAACCATGGGACGAACTCGAAGGGAACGGGCCTCGCGACCAGCCTATCCGCGCGCAAGCCCCTTGCGCCGCGCTCGCTGATCACACCGCCGCCTACGCCCGCCCAGAACGTCGGTGAGGCCACCGTCGTCGCTCCCCCGCCCAACGTGGGTCCGGGATCGGGAGCCCTCGCGGGCGCGTTTCAAAAGAGCATCGTCAAGGACGACCCCGCGCTGCGCGACATCACCGGCCTCAAAGAGTGGTACGTCGCCATCAACGGCGTGCCCGTCGGGCCGGTGCGCATCGCAGAATTGCGCCGCAAAGCCTCGCTCGGTGCCGTCACCGAAGATTCGCTCGTGTGGCAAGAAGGCATGGAGGAGTGGCGCCCCGTCAAGGCGTACTCCGAGTTGCTCGCACTCGTGCGCGAGGCCGCGCAGAGCGGACGCCCTCCCCTCGCCGTCACCGGCGACGTCCGTCAGAGCACCCCGCCTCCGCCCGGCAAGGGCGCCTACGTTCCACGCGGCGCCGTCGCGCTGAACCGGCCACCTGCAGGTCCGGGTGGAGACACTTTCCGCCCGGCGCGCAGCAACGTGCTGCCGTTCGCCCCGCGCAACGCAGCCGCGGAAAAACTGGAAGATCCCGAGGCAACCGAGGTCGCCACGCAGGCGCTGCAGCAGCCCTCGCAGACGATTCAGACGCCCGTTCCGCCCGAGGTCGTCGATCCGTTCGCCGCACCGATGGTGGGCGGCCCCAAAGCGCAAGAGGATCCGTTCCGTGCAGGTCCGCCCGCGGGGACGTCACGGCCGCCGCTCAGCGTGCAGATTTCGCCCGCATCTGGAAGCGTCATCTCGCCGTTTGCGGCGGGTGCGAGTTCACCGGGCCCGGCACCCAACTTCGCGAGCAACGTCAACACGGGCGATCGCTCCTCGGTTTCGTTGGGCCCGCCCATTCTGGCGACGGAGCCGCCCCCGCAGAAGAAGGGCGTCCCGTGGATCCCACTGGCCATGGTCGCGCTGGCCGGTGCATTCGGCATCACCGCCGCCATCGTGATCTTCCGGCAGCCGGCACAAGCCCCCGCGGCCCCACCACCAGTCGCCGCGGCCTCGTCGACCCCGCCCGTGGCGAGCACACCACCGCCCGCCGCCTCGGCGGAAATCGAGCTGCCCGCAGAGTCACCTGCGGCCAGCGCCTCGGCGGACAAGGGCACGTCGACGGGCCCGAAGGTGGCCGCCGGCACCCCGAAGCCGGCCGCGTCGGCGTCGTCCAACGGCACCAAGACCGCGGACTTGAGCGACCTGCTCAAGGGCAGCGGCAGCGGCCCAAGCAGCGGCTCCGGCAACAGCGGAAGCGCTTCGGGCGGCGGAGGTTCGCTGACGGAGGATCAGATCCGCGCCGTGCTGAACCAGCACTCGCTCGGCGTCCGCCGCAATTGCTGGGAGCGCGGCAGCACCGGCCAGGTGTCGTCGGTCAACGTCGGCGTGCGCATCGTCGTGAACGGCCAGGGTCAAGTGACCAGCGCGAACGCCGACGGCAACGATCCCGCCATCGCCAAGTGCATCGAGACGTCCGTGCGCAGCTGGACGTTCCCCGCCACGGGCGGCACCTCGACGGTGAACATCCCGTTCAAGTTCGTACGTCAGTAA
- a CDS encoding TIGR04551 family protein, with the protein MAFPFALMGVFASTASTAHAQSDDKATDSKGSPAPPPSSSPPPRGSLLPNPQDDAAPSTPSPPAAGSVDPAADQRELEAQGRQRPVADGLVGSRSQDVYSEDWFSRIRPVLELHGYFRTRGELFHNFALGRHDGANNALWPQPIDNSFVPVGGNANAVSLGLCGSNPNVAESCQDKTQATANMRFRINPELHISDNLRIMAQIDMLDNLVLGSTPDAYAMQPGSGSNGYVRSGGNPYAPIALFSNTQGPPTAGVNGWRNSIDVKRAWGEYMTPVGQIRFGRMPHHWGLGMMWNSGDNIDADYHSTIDRIMFTSGIKALDLYFGGSWDFVSSGPTNANAYSVYGGQPYNTGNLTNVNQWSLFVARRTNPELQRLQLSRNQVVINGGLYAVYRSQYLDLAGNNGVTETPWTFGSGANSGTNNGLERRNAQIFIPDAWVQILFKKFRFEAEFASVWGNIERAPNAAGNNASDTKVRQYGLTTQTEFKAIEDKLRLNLGFGWASGDPWQDSLQPQTGPNAFNSGNGPVSTFRMNPAYNVDLIFFRRILSRVEGAYYFRPSVEYDFLRSPGGQKFGGNAAVIWSRASEFVQSPGHNRDLGLELNLSLYYQAKDGALNDDPDKLGGFFAMLQYGVFFPLGGLNYLPNITSANTPGISDWSTSSAHTIRLFMGIVY; encoded by the coding sequence TTGGCTTTTCCTTTCGCTCTCATGGGCGTCTTCGCCTCCACGGCGAGCACCGCACACGCACAGAGCGACGACAAAGCCACGGACAGCAAAGGGTCGCCCGCACCGCCGCCGTCTTCCTCGCCGCCCCCGCGTGGAAGTCTCCTGCCCAACCCGCAGGACGACGCCGCCCCGTCCACGCCTTCGCCCCCCGCAGCAGGCAGCGTCGACCCGGCCGCCGACCAACGCGAGCTCGAAGCGCAGGGCAGGCAGCGCCCCGTGGCCGATGGCCTCGTGGGCTCCCGCTCGCAAGACGTCTACAGCGAAGACTGGTTTAGCCGCATCCGCCCCGTGCTCGAGTTGCACGGCTACTTTCGCACGCGCGGCGAGCTATTTCACAACTTCGCCCTGGGCCGCCACGACGGCGCGAACAACGCCTTGTGGCCGCAGCCGATCGACAATTCGTTCGTTCCCGTCGGAGGCAACGCCAATGCGGTAAGCCTGGGCCTGTGCGGCTCGAACCCGAATGTCGCGGAGAGCTGCCAGGACAAGACGCAAGCCACGGCGAACATGCGCTTCCGCATCAACCCCGAGCTGCACATCTCGGACAACCTGCGGATCATGGCGCAGATCGACATGCTCGATAACCTGGTGTTGGGCTCCACGCCCGACGCCTATGCCATGCAGCCGGGCTCCGGTAGCAACGGGTACGTCCGGAGCGGCGGCAACCCGTATGCGCCCATCGCCCTTTTCTCCAACACGCAAGGACCACCCACGGCCGGCGTGAACGGCTGGCGCAACTCGATCGACGTCAAGCGCGCGTGGGGTGAATACATGACCCCCGTCGGCCAGATCCGTTTCGGCCGCATGCCGCACCACTGGGGCCTCGGCATGATGTGGAACTCCGGCGACAACATCGACGCCGACTACCACAGCACGATCGACCGCATCATGTTCACGTCGGGCATCAAGGCGCTCGATCTGTACTTCGGTGGCTCGTGGGACTTCGTCTCCAGCGGCCCCACCAACGCCAACGCGTACAGCGTCTACGGCGGCCAGCCGTACAACACGGGCAACCTGACCAACGTCAATCAGTGGTCGCTCTTCGTCGCGCGCCGGACGAACCCCGAGTTGCAGCGCCTGCAGCTGTCCCGCAACCAAGTCGTCATCAACGGCGGTCTCTATGCCGTTTACCGTAGCCAGTACTTGGACCTGGCCGGCAACAACGGCGTCACGGAGACACCGTGGACGTTCGGCAGCGGCGCAAACAGCGGCACCAACAATGGGCTGGAGCGTCGCAATGCGCAGATATTCATCCCCGACGCATGGGTGCAGATCCTCTTCAAGAAGTTCCGCTTCGAGGCGGAGTTCGCGAGCGTCTGGGGCAACATCGAGCGCGCGCCGAACGCCGCCGGCAACAACGCGAGCGACACCAAGGTTCGCCAATACGGTTTGACCACCCAGACCGAGTTCAAGGCGATCGAGGACAAGCTCCGATTGAACCTCGGCTTCGGTTGGGCGAGCGGCGATCCTTGGCAAGACAGCTTGCAGCCCCAGACCGGGCCGAACGCCTTCAACAGCGGCAACGGCCCCGTCTCGACGTTCCGCATGAACCCTGCGTACAACGTCGACCTCATCTTCTTCCGCCGCATCCTGTCGCGGGTCGAGGGCGCGTACTACTTCCGCCCCTCGGTGGAGTACGACTTCCTTCGCAGCCCCGGCGGGCAGAAGTTCGGAGGCAACGCGGCGGTCATCTGGAGCCGCGCGAGCGAATTCGTGCAGTCCCCGGGTCATAACCGCGACCTCGGCCTCGAGCTCAACTTGAGCCTCTATTACCAGGCGAAGGACGGCGCGTTGAACGACGATCCGGACAAGTTGGGTGGCTTCTTCGCCATGCTGCAGTACGGCGTCTTCTTCCCACTCGGCGGTCTGAACTACCTGCCGAACATCACCAGCGCGAACACGCCGGGCATCTCCGACTGGAGCACCTCCAGCGCCCACACCATCCGCCTCTTCATGGGCATCGTCTATTAA
- the tgt gene encoding tRNA guanosine(34) transglycosylase Tgt produces MKPRASGFAFRVLAQDGHARRSVLTTPHGDVDLPTFMPVGTQGSVKTLTPDEVSSTGARIVLGNTYHLWMRPGPETVAELGGLHGFSRWPHAMLTDSGGFQAFSLSKLTKLTEDGFTFRSHLDGKKAHLSPEEAVRIQGLIGADIQMQLDVCPPGDSERSVVEEAVARTTRWAKRALAAPRPEGQALFGIVQGSCFPDLRKAHADQLAALDPGFDGLALGGFSVGEPIPRMHETLAEVAWYLDPERPRYLMGVGTPLDLLVGIEHGVDMFDCVLPTRNARNGQALTRFGRLIIKNARYAKDPQPIDPECGCSGCRAGFSRAYLRHLYMCGEILALRVLTLHNLHYYGQLVAGARRAIETGTYAAFKKRSIELMEAGA; encoded by the coding sequence ATGAAGCCGCGCGCTTCGGGGTTCGCCTTTCGCGTGCTCGCGCAGGATGGTCACGCACGCCGGAGCGTGCTCACCACGCCGCACGGTGACGTCGACCTTCCCACGTTCATGCCCGTGGGCACGCAAGGCAGCGTGAAGACGCTCACCCCCGACGAGGTGTCGTCGACGGGCGCGCGCATCGTGCTCGGCAACACGTACCACCTGTGGATGCGCCCGGGCCCGGAGACCGTCGCCGAATTGGGCGGGCTGCACGGCTTCTCGCGCTGGCCGCACGCCATGCTCACCGACTCGGGCGGCTTTCAGGCCTTCTCGCTTTCGAAGCTCACCAAGCTCACCGAGGACGGCTTCACCTTTCGCTCGCACCTCGATGGCAAGAAAGCCCACCTGTCGCCGGAAGAAGCCGTGCGCATCCAGGGCCTCATCGGCGCGGACATCCAGATGCAGCTCGACGTCTGCCCGCCCGGCGACTCGGAGCGCTCCGTCGTGGAAGAAGCCGTCGCACGCACCACCCGATGGGCGAAGCGTGCGCTCGCCGCCCCGCGGCCCGAGGGGCAGGCCCTCTTCGGAATCGTGCAGGGCTCGTGCTTTCCCGATCTGCGAAAGGCCCACGCCGACCAGCTCGCGGCGCTCGATCCGGGGTTCGATGGCCTCGCACTCGGAGGCTTCTCCGTCGGCGAACCGATCCCGCGCATGCACGAAACCTTGGCCGAGGTCGCGTGGTACCTCGATCCAGAAAGGCCGCGCTACCTCATGGGCGTCGGCACGCCGCTCGACTTGCTCGTGGGCATCGAGCACGGGGTCGACATGTTCGACTGCGTGCTTCCCACCCGCAACGCGCGCAACGGTCAGGCCCTCACCCGCTTCGGGCGGCTCATCATCAAGAACGCGCGCTACGCGAAGGACCCGCAGCCCATCGACCCGGAGTGCGGGTGCTCGGGCTGCCGCGCTGGTTTCAGCCGCGCGTACCTGCGCCATCTCTACATGTGCGGGGAAATTCTCGCCCTGCGTGTGCTGACGCTGCACAACCTGCACTACTACGGTCAACTCGTGGCGGGCGCGCGCCGGGCCATCGAGACCGGAACGTACGCCGCGTTCAAGAAGCGCTCGATCGAGCTGATGGAAGCCGGAGCGTAG